In Chlamydia gallinacea 08-1274/3, the sequence AGTGGTGTAGAGTATGCTCGCCCTATTCGTTGGCTAGTTTCTTTATACGGAACACAAATTCTACCCTTTACTTTTGGCAAAGTCACAGCCTCTAATATCTCTTACGGCCATCGACAATTAGATCCTAGAGAAATTCCTATTCCTTCTTGTCAATACTATAGAGATACCCTACGTAATGCTTGCGTAATTGTTTCTCATCAAGAACGTAAAGAAATTATTTCCCAGGGACTGCAACTTCATAGCTCAGAAAATATTTTCCCCATTGCTAATCCTCGTTTACTTGAAGAAACTGTTTTTTTAACAGAGCATCCATTTATTACTTGTGCCGAATTTCAGCCTAAGTTCTGTGCTTTACCCAAAGAACTACTAATTGCTGAAATGGTCAATCATCAAAAATACTTTCCCACACAAAATGCCTATGGAGAGATCACAAATAAATTTATTTTGGTATGTGATAATAGTCCCAATGACACGATTATTCAAGGTAATGAAAAAGCCCTCACTCCTCGCCTTACAGATGGTGATTTTTTATTTTCTCAAGACCTAAAAACACCTTTAGCAAGTTTTGTTGATAAATTAAAAACAGTAACATATTTTGATGCTCTTGGTTCTCTTTACGATAAAATCGAAAGATTACAAGCTCATAAGGAAGTCCTCTACCCTCTTTTACCTCTATCTTCCCAAGAAGACATCACTACAGCTATTACATATTGCAAAGCAGATTTAGTTTCTTCTGTTGTTAATGAATTTGCTGAGCTCCAAGGAATCATGGGATCCTACTATGCAAAACATGCTGGATTATCTACAGCAGTGGCAGTAGCTATTAGAGAACACTTAAGTCACATTACTGATGGCCAAACTATATCAACTACAGGGATTCTTTTAAGTTTAATTGATCGTTTGGATAACTTACTTTCCTGCTTTATTTTAAATCTTCGGCCAACATCTTCTCATGATCCCTATGCTTTACGCCGACAATCTCTAGAAATTCTTAATTTATTACATGCTGCGAATGCTTCTTTGAATTTGGAAACTCTACTAAATCAACTCGCACAACATTTTCCCAACACAATTCAACAACATTCTTGGGATAAGTCTGAGGTAGTTTACGAAATCCTTGTATTTATTTGGGGACGATTAAAAACATTTTTATTTTCTTTAAATTTCAGCAAAGACATTATTTCTACAGTTCTTTCGAGTATTGCACCGAAAAATCCTGTAGAAATCATCCGATCGGCAAACCTTCTTCACGAAATGAAAAATACTCAAAGTGCTGTCCTGAGGAAAATCACTACAACATATAATCGTCTTAAAAAAATGCTAGCTTCCTTGAAATTTTCTATTACTACGCCTCAAGAAATACAGCCAAATACCCAAGAAGCACATTTACAAATGGCTCTAAGTAATTTTGAAAACAACACAAATACACGCACATTAAAAAAAGAGTATTTCTTTGCTCTAGGTGAACTTACGGATAGTATTAATACATTTTTAAATGAAGTTCATATCACTAGTGGAAATGAAGAATTAAAAAATATACGCATACATTTATTAGTAACTGCTATGGAGAAATTTTCTTTCTATGAATGGGAAGAATTAAAAATATAATACACTGGAAAATAGGCTCCTAGATGGGCTATCTAGGGCCATATTCTTTATACAATTGTTTCTTTATCTTTAATAAAGATTTGAAAGATCTGAAATTGGGGAGGCGTTTAATATACAAACTTCATCTTCACTACATAAAAACGTTATAAGATAAATTCCTCCTTGTTCATCACAAACTCCAGGAAAAGTTTGTAAGAAACTCGTAACACATGCATCGCCTGTTTCCGTAGGACGCAGCACAGCAAATGCTGCAAAATCTTTTAAGGATTGAAAAAAAAGCGGATCCTCCTCAATGAAACCATTTTTTACAACTTCATCCAATACAGGGGAGGGAGAAAGACTTAGTAATACCATGAGTATAGGTATGTCACAATCTTTTACGTGGGCTAAAGCTTCTTCGAAACTCTCAAAAATATTGTCAGTGTTTTCTACAGCTATAGCAGTAGAAATTGAGGCATCTTTACCGAAAATAGATTGACATGGTAGTAATAAACATAAAAATAAAGTTAATAGAATTCGCATTAAAAATTACTCTTAAGAATTAAAATGCAAGCTAGCCTAGCACAATACTCAAAAAAAAGATATTATGATTTTTACATTCTTAAGAAAACACTTGGATTACTACAGAAAATCTCTAGATAATAATGAAATGCACCCAACCCGCATTAGCTGGGAAAATCAATAGGTGCAATATCTACAAGCTCTACAGTATCTTGAGAAACAGAAAGTGTGATAAGGAAGGTACCTTGTAGTGGCGTAACCTCAGGAAAATACTGTTGAAATATAGCGATTTCCTTGAGCATCGGATCAGGCATGGGCGGGTAAATTAAAATATTAACCCCTTGAGGACTAAGAACAAGAAAATTTGCATATTTACACAATACGGACTCCCCCATAGAATGGGCTATATCCTGTAGATCTTTAAACTCTGAAGTATGCGGATCGCTATATAAAACGAGAACCGTACTTTTTCCACTTTGTCTCGTAGCCTCAATACAATCTAAATAACGATAAAAAATACAATCCTGGTTTTGATTCTCTTCATTTGCTATGCAACGAGGCAACTTTGTTCCTACAGGCAAAATAAATAATAAAGAAAGTATTACGAGTAATATACGCATAAGGTGAGCTCAATTAATCATATCTAAAAAATAGACCGAAACTTTAACAGAGTCATGAATTTAAAATATACCTAATTAAATAAACTCGCATTTGCAACTTGAGTACGGATATCCTCTCAAAATAAACAAGAATTCGTGGTTGCTCTTTTTAGGGAAACAAAAACTGTGTCCTAAACAAAGAATTTTTGAGGAAGGACATACAGAATATAATCTTGTCCTTTAGAATCAATAGCAATAAAGATGATACAGGGCTCATTCATATTTCTATCGGGGAAGTGTTCCAGAAATTCTGCCATATAATGAATCATGGGGTCCATCTTGGGATAAAATTCCATGGAATTAATTAAGCCGGGCTGTAGAATGACAAAATTACATACAAAAGATACATTTCTGGTCAAACAAAGATCTCTCTTCACAAGTTCTTCCCAGTCGCTGCTGTAAGAAGGATTAAAAAAAACACAAATCCCAAGCTTATGATGATCTATTGCATCCTCTAATGCTGCAAAATAAGAATAATATACCTTAATGCCGTTGTCCAAAACACAATATTGCGGAGGTTTTGTTCGTACAACCCTCTCTAGAGAAGCACAACTTTCTCCTTGCCAAAAGCAACAATAGATACTCGTAAAAAAACTACCCAATACCGGAAAAACATCTTATACAAAGACAATCACACTCAAAGCATTCCTAGGTCTATATTAGAGAGAAGCGGTAAGCATATAGTTCATGCCCTAAGAATCCACAATAAGAATTCAATTAAAAGAATCATACGGAATCACAGCGAGATAGTAAAGAGTCTAATTCCCCAACCCGCTGGTTTTGCAATTCATTAAGCACCCAAGTGGCTCCATAACCAATGCCAGCGGCCTTTACAACATCACTAACACTCGCAATTGAAGAAGCTGAACCTATGAAGGATAATCCCGCAGCCTCAGCAGCAACAATCCCCCTAGAACGATTGGTAGATGCCATAGTCATCATGTGGCTACAACATAAAACCCAAGCAAGTACTGGTAGAAACAATTTATAGAGTTTCATAAGAACTAAATTTTAATTTAAAAATTAAGAAAACATTTTATATTAAAAATCATTAAATCTCAATAATTTTAATTAATAAATGGGAGAAATTTAATTAAAAATAATTAACAATCTTGAGGATCAAGAAGAGAGATGATTAGCCTGCCATTGCGCAAGCGAAGATAGTCTTGTAACAAAGAGGTATTAGATCGATCCTCCTGTTTTACGAATGAGGAAAGCGAGCGGCGCTTCTCTCTCCACTGACGATCTGCTAGCTTTTGTAAAGATTGTACAAACACCTGCTCTAAGGAATTCGTATTTACAAGACGTTTAATTAATAAATCAACAATCATCTGGTCATTAAGCAGAGCCAATGCTTCGTCTAGGGGGAGATTGATCTTGTGCTGCTCATAGTGCTGAATAAGTGAAGAAAAGAGCTTCCGACACTCAGGATGCTTAAAATCATCGGGGGTAAAATAACTTTTTGCAGTATAAGGAATACTTAAGTTATTCGGCTTACAAAATAACATGCAGCGCAAAATATCCGTTTCAATAATGACATCAGAAGGGATTTTCTCTACCTTTCTTTGAGTTGTGGACATTCTTAGAGGAGAGCCTCCTGTTTCTAATTTTGCTAACGAAAATACCATGCTTTCAGGAATCATCATTACAGATGCTAATTGTTTTAAATTCTCATGAACAACAATAGGATTCCCCCACCGTTTAATTTGTGTAATTAACTCTTCGATAACACTGGCTTTTTCTCTAGGAGAAAAATTTGGATACGCACGTACTTTTTCACCAATAAGAAAAGTAAGATAATCCTCACTTTGATCAAGAAGTTCTCCTAAGCATCTTGCTCCCTTATGTAATAAGAAAATATCAGGATCCTGACCTTTAGGCAAACGACAAATAAATACAGCGATTCCCGCTTTCTGACAAATATCTCCTACACGTATTGCAGCCTGAATACCAGCAGTATCACCATCAAAAAGTACATAAACTTTTATCACGCCTAATTTAGTCAATTCCTTCACGTGATCTTCAGTGAATGCCGTTCCTTGAGCTGCTAGAGTGCAATTAAATCCCGCATCAATCATTTGCAGACAATCCACTTGTCCTTCAACTAAAATCACTCGTTTTTCTTTAGCAATTCTTCTTCGTGATAAGTGTAAACCAAACAAAGCTCGTGATTTTTTAAACACTAATGTTTCCGGAGTATTGACATACTTACTTCCTCGTGTAGTTTCTACCATCTTCCTTGAGGAAAATCCTATGGTATGCCCTAAAGCATCATGAATCGGAAATGTGATTCTACGTGAAAATAAAAACCACTTATTTCCAATAAAACCTGCATTTTCCAGTTGTTTTTCTGAGATATTCTTTTCCTGCATAGATTGAATAAACAAAGATTGTTCCGGTGCATAACCTAAATGAAAACGTTCTATAGTATCCGGAGAAAATCCTCGACGATACAAATACTGCATTGCCTCTCTACCCTCAGCTAGAAAATATAGGCAAAAGCGAAAGAATTTCTCAGCTTCACTATTGATTTGCCTTAACTCCTCTTTAGCACTTATAGAAACTGCAGAATGTGTGTCTCTAGGTTTAATGACCAAATCCACATGAAACTTTTTTGATAAGGTCAGTACAGCTTCAGTAAAGGAATAGCCTAAGTACTGCATCAGAAAACGAATAGCATCCCCGTGTTCTCCACATCCAAAACAATGATAATATGCGCCTGGAACATTGACAATAAACGAAGGTGTTTTCTCCACATGGAAAGGACAGCATGCCTTATAAGTCGACCCACTTCTCCTTAAAGAGAGATGTTCGGAAAGCACTTCAACAATATCAATACTATGCCTAAGATGATCTAAACTTTCTTCTGTATACATTACTGAACAACTATATACTGCTTTTGGTTATGCCATACTTTCTAGTAAAAAAAAAGCCGACTCAATTACACAAGAAAATTCCAAAAAAATCCTTAAGGGCACCCACCCATCTACCTCAGGAAAATTCAGTAAAAATTCTAGGGTCTTTTGCTAAAGTTTGCTAACCTAATAAGTTATTGATCTACGACAATACAAAGATATTCTGATTGATTTAACTTCTAGAACACCACCGTATTTGCACAGAAACATCATGACATCAAAAAAAATAACTCCAATGATGAAACAATGGCATCAATGTAAAGAGCAAGCAGGAGACTCTCTTCTTTTCTTCCGCATGGGAGACTTTTATGAAGCATTTTATGATGATGCAGTTCTTATCTCTCAGCATCTTGACCTTACCCTAACGCAAAGGCAAGGCATTCCCATGAGCGGTGTTCCCGTAGCTACGATTAATAACTACATTGATCGTTTGATAAGCAAGGGATTAAAAGTTGCAGTCGCAGAACAATTTGAAGAGTCTGAGCCTGGCAAGGGAAAAACGGAACCCTTACCCAGAGAACTTCACAGAATTGTTACCCCAGGAACATTACTTTCGTCGTCTTTACTCTTAGAAAAAACAAATAACTATATTCTATCTTTAACACGTATTGGTACACTTTTTGGCTTTGCTTGCTTAGATTTTTCTACAGGAGCTTTTGTTCTGCACGAATGTGATAATGCTAAGTTTCTTATTGATGAAATTTGTCGTCTATCTCCCAAAGAAATTGTTAGCTATGACAAATTCTACAAAAAGCATAGCGATATCTTACAACAAATCCAACAACACCTAAAAATATCAATATCTACCTACATAGATTGGGCTTTTGAACACCAGTTTGCTACACAAAAGCTTTCCTCCCATTTTAAAGTATCTTCTTTAGATGGCTTTGGTCTAAAAGGTTTCGTCCCTGCAATTAATGCAGCAGGAGCTTTGCTTTCTTATTTACAAGATAAGCTTTTACTTCCTATAGAACATATTTCGATTCCTAAAACCTATGGGAAACACAAACACTTACTGATAGATTCGTCTTCACAAACCAATCTTGAACTTTTATC encodes:
- a CDS encoding glycine--tRNA ligase; this translates as MSHPLTLQAMIAKILQFWSEQGCVIHQGYDLEVGAGTFNPATFLRALGPEPYKTAYVEPSRRPQDGRYGMHPNRLQNYHQLQVLLKPVPENFLSLYEQSLQIIGLNLKNHDIRFVHDDWENPTIGAWGLGWEVWLNGMEITQLTYFQAIGSKPLDIISGEITYGIERIAMYLQGQNSIFRVLWNDELTYGDIIQPSEKVWSEYNFDVANTHMWLKHFEDFAQEVESALEQGLPVPAYDFVIKASHAFNILDARGVISVTERTRYIAKIRQLARAVADGYIHWRASLNYPLMPNVPTDSLEVETPSSCLPKIDTPEDFLLEIGSEELPAAFVPIGIQQLESLSKKLLADHNIHYERLEVFGSPRRLALCIYKLEPIVIQPAIEKKGPPLSSLFTEEDITPQGQQFFASHNIQINHYNELSQYSQFTVRQVNSVPYLFISYAEEHQDTATILQNELPKLIHSMKFPKKMVYDNSGVEYARPIRWLVSLYGTQILPFTFGKVTASNISYGHRQLDPREIPIPSCQYYRDTLRNACVIVSHQERKEIISQGLQLHSSENIFPIANPRLLEETVFLTEHPFITCAEFQPKFCALPKELLIAEMVNHQKYFPTQNAYGEITNKFILVCDNSPNDTIIQGNEKALTPRLTDGDFLFSQDLKTPLASFVDKLKTVTYFDALGSLYDKIERLQAHKEVLYPLLPLSSQEDITTAITYCKADLVSSVVNEFAELQGIMGSYYAKHAGLSTAVAVAIREHLSHITDGQTISTTGILLSLIDRLDNLLSCFILNLRPTSSHDPYALRRQSLEILNLLHAANASLNLETLLNQLAQHFPNTIQQHSWDKSEVVYEILVFIWGRLKTFLFSLNFSKDIISTVLSSIAPKNPVEIIRSANLLHEMKNTQSAVLRKITTTYNRLKKMLASLKFSITTPQEIQPNTQEAHLQMALSNFENNTNTRTLKKEYFFALGELTDSINTFLNEVHITSGNEELKNIRIHLLVTAMEKFSFYEWEELKI
- the dnaG gene encoding DNA primase, whose protein sequence is MYTEESLDHLRHSIDIVEVLSEHLSLRRSGSTYKACCPFHVEKTPSFIVNVPGAYYHCFGCGEHGDAIRFLMQYLGYSFTEAVLTLSKKFHVDLVIKPRDTHSAVSISAKEELRQINSEAEKFFRFCLYFLAEGREAMQYLYRRGFSPDTIERFHLGYAPEQSLFIQSMQEKNISEKQLENAGFIGNKWFLFSRRITFPIHDALGHTIGFSSRKMVETTRGSKYVNTPETLVFKKSRALFGLHLSRRRIAKEKRVILVEGQVDCLQMIDAGFNCTLAAQGTAFTEDHVKELTKLGVIKVYVLFDGDTAGIQAAIRVGDICQKAGIAVFICRLPKGQDPDIFLLHKGARCLGELLDQSEDYLTFLIGEKVRAYPNFSPREKASVIEELITQIKRWGNPIVVHENLKQLASVMMIPESMVFSLAKLETGGSPLRMSTTQRKVEKIPSDVIIETDILRCMLFCKPNNLSIPYTAKSYFTPDDFKHPECRKLFSSLIQHYEQHKINLPLDEALALLNDQMIVDLLIKRLVNTNSLEQVFVQSLQKLADRQWREKRRSLSSFVKQEDRSNTSLLQDYLRLRNGRLIISLLDPQDC